The Gymnodinialimonas sp. 57CJ19 genome includes a window with the following:
- a CDS encoding TRAP transporter fused permease subunit: MSDVKKNPFLEYVIAALSLLVIGVVFYVSVFGVFSDSYLRVGMLLVGGLLIILSGFGRSRNLFDRALLSAVAIALFLSVYQYFQAATQIETGLYFLSNADIWMGLLGLIAVIELTRRSVGLVMATVAGTLLAYGAFGHIAPGFLRHAGISTEELMTVLWFSFDGVFGRPMATVVSTILIFIVFGALLELLAIDVVLVRLAMAATGRMRSGPAAAATVASGLFGTISGSAVANVVGTGVITIPLIKKRGFTARFAAAVESAASSGGQITPPIMGAVAFIMADVTGMPYLTICAAAAVPALLYYGGLFVAISSAARNMDLPEEPRPSITFNWRELTQMGIFVLSLAGIVITMVGGSSPAYAGFIGVALAAVLGFAIRPDLLSNGQAWLKFVRSAGLISAQLVVIVGAVGIVIGVLNMTGVGLRFASLLSGLADDQLILSLVLMAIACLLLGMGMPTVPAYLIIVLVMGPSLQNLGVPIVHTHMFVLYFGVLSAITPPVALAAFAAAPIAGSSPMATAFEASRLALPGFVIPFAFIYQPALLLGTGFPLAESVQAILFVLLATVLISRACYPRRGKSYMVPVGLGLAVALIFFGPMVSWIAAIAALGLMYVDRLDINVKNQTT, translated from the coding sequence GTGTCAGACGTCAAAAAGAATCCGTTTCTAGAATACGTCATCGCTGCGTTGTCACTTCTTGTGATCGGCGTCGTTTTTTACGTGTCCGTCTTCGGCGTGTTTTCGGATTCCTACCTGCGGGTGGGAATGTTGCTGGTGGGCGGCCTGCTGATTATCCTGTCGGGTTTTGGGCGATCCCGAAACCTGTTCGACCGCGCCCTGCTCAGCGCGGTAGCAATCGCGCTTTTCCTTAGTGTTTACCAATACTTCCAAGCTGCGACACAAATCGAAACAGGGCTTTATTTCCTGTCCAATGCAGACATCTGGATGGGCCTTCTGGGCCTGATCGCCGTCATCGAGCTGACGCGCCGCTCCGTCGGCCTAGTCATGGCCACCGTGGCAGGCACGTTGCTGGCATATGGGGCATTCGGGCATATCGCACCGGGCTTCCTGCGCCACGCGGGCATCTCCACGGAAGAGTTGATGACCGTCCTGTGGTTCTCGTTCGACGGCGTATTTGGCCGCCCGATGGCGACGGTTGTATCCACGATCTTGATCTTCATCGTCTTCGGCGCGCTACTTGAACTGCTCGCCATCGACGTGGTTCTGGTGCGTCTTGCGATGGCAGCTACGGGCCGGATGCGCTCTGGCCCGGCAGCGGCGGCAACGGTTGCCAGCGGCTTGTTCGGCACCATTTCCGGCAGTGCCGTGGCCAACGTGGTCGGCACCGGTGTCATCACGATCCCGCTGATCAAGAAACGCGGCTTCACGGCGCGCTTTGCGGCAGCTGTTGAATCTGCGGCCTCCAGTGGCGGGCAGATCACGCCGCCGATCATGGGGGCCGTGGCGTTCATCATGGCCGATGTCACGGGCATGCCCTACCTTACAATCTGTGCCGCCGCCGCCGTGCCCGCACTGCTGTATTACGGAGGCCTGTTCGTGGCGATTTCCAGTGCCGCGCGCAACATGGACCTGCCGGAAGAGCCGCGCCCGAGCATCACCTTCAACTGGCGCGAGCTGACGCAGATGGGCATTTTCGTCCTGTCGCTCGCGGGGATTGTCATCACCATGGTCGGGGGCTCCTCTCCTGCCTATGCAGGGTTCATCGGTGTCGCGCTTGCCGCCGTTCTAGGTTTCGCGATCCGGCCCGACCTGCTGAGCAATGGGCAGGCGTGGTTGAAGTTCGTTCGCTCCGCCGGGCTGATCTCGGCGCAACTTGTCGTTATCGTCGGCGCCGTCGGGATCGTCATCGGCGTGCTGAATATGACCGGCGTGGGACTGCGGTTTGCGTCCCTCCTGTCCGGCCTGGCCGATGACCAACTGATCCTGTCTCTGGTGCTGATGGCCATCGCGTGCCTGCTTCTGGGCATGGGGATGCCGACGGTGCCAGCCTACCTGATCATCGTCCTGGTCATGGGACCGTCCTTGCAGAACCTCGGTGTGCCGATCGTCCACACGCATATGTTCGTGCTCTACTTTGGCGTCCTGTCTGCCATTACGCCGCCCGTGGCGCTTGCGGCCTTCGCGGCCGCCCCCATCGCGGGCTCCAGCCCCATGGCCACAGCGTTCGAGGCTTCGCGGCTGGCGCTACCGGGCTTCGTGATCCCGTTCGCGTTCATCTACCAACCCGCGCTTCTATTGGGGACAGGTTTCCCTCTGGCAGAGTCGGTTCAGGCGATCCTCTTCGTCCTGCTCGCCACCGTGCTGATCTCTCGTGCCTGCTATCCGCGCCGGGGCAAGTCCTACATGGTTCCTGTGGGCCTCGGGCTTGCTGTTGCCCTGATTTTCTTCGGACCAATGGTGTCCTGGATCGCCGCCATCGCCGCCCTTGGGCTGATGTACGTCGACCGGCTGGACATCAACGTTAAAAACCAAACCACGTGA
- a CDS encoding helix-turn-helix domain-containing protein produces MTKLNRSIERGLSVLETIHGAGATSLAALAAQTGLSKPTLLRICATLENQRWLTRRSSDGCYQLGTGFPNAGGMPDLVDRLVGVAKEDVVTLTSETGLGVDLAAAIGEGRVEIVDTTRVFKKHGVYPDAVGFRPSPVFSALGPAYLSGLSQTARLQALNDLLPKLARKDAAALPQLPKILHEVAERGYATRAPGHWGRAVDYGELPSAVAVPILADSEPVGAINLVWNANDHSVEAVVEKHLEQLQTTARAIGRSFADQA; encoded by the coding sequence ATGACAAAATTAAATAGATCTATCGAACGCGGGCTGTCAGTTCTTGAAACCATCCATGGGGCCGGGGCCACTTCGCTTGCGGCCCTTGCTGCGCAAACGGGCCTGTCAAAGCCGACGCTGCTTCGAATCTGCGCCACTTTGGAAAATCAGCGCTGGCTGACCCGGCGCAGCAGCGATGGTTGTTATCAGTTAGGCACAGGCTTTCCCAATGCCGGCGGCATGCCTGACCTGGTTGACCGCTTGGTGGGTGTTGCGAAGGAAGATGTCGTGACGCTCACCTCTGAAACCGGGCTTGGGGTGGATCTGGCCGCGGCCATCGGTGAGGGCCGGGTCGAGATTGTGGATACGACGCGGGTGTTCAAGAAACACGGGGTGTATCCCGACGCGGTGGGTTTCCGCCCGTCACCGGTATTCTCGGCTCTTGGACCCGCCTACCTGTCGGGACTTTCGCAAACGGCGAGGCTTCAGGCGCTGAACGATCTGCTGCCGAAGCTGGCGCGCAAGGACGCAGCCGCTTTGCCGCAACTGCCGAAAATTCTGCACGAAGTCGCGGAACGGGGCTATGCGACACGCGCCCCCGGGCATTGGGGCCGGGCGGTTGATTATGGAGAGCTACCCTCTGCCGTCGCGGTTCCGATTCTGGCGGATTCAGAGCCGGTCGGCGCCATCAACCTTGTCTGGAATGCCAACGATCACTCGGTAGAAGCAGTGGTGGAAAAGCATCTTGAACAGCTCCAAACCACTGCAAGGGCAATTGGGCGGAGTTTCGCGGATCAGGCCTGA
- the fahA gene encoding fumarylacetoacetase: protein MTDLIRSWVETANDADSPFPLNNLPFGVFSAGDTPRCATAIGDKVLDLSALQSAGLLPDHGFDTPALNSFMGKGKEAWADVRQTLTDLLREGAEQDVVKDALHAMDSVTMHLPFTVAEYTDFYAGRQHAFNVGSLFRDPANALPPNWLHIPIGYNGRASTVVVSGTDFHRPMGQMKGPQDDMPSFGPCKRLDIELEMGAVVGVPSEMGAPISVDEANEMIFGYVLLNDWSARDLQAWEYQPLGPFQAKAFATTISPWVVTKAALHAFRCDTPEREKELLPHIKDTGPMLYDIDLSVTMTAPGGAPTVICETNYNTLYYSAAQQLAHHASSGCAMRTGDLLGSGTISGPEKGMFGSLLEMTWGGKETLTLEGGETRTFIEDGDTLALHGHAQGNGYRIGFGPCTGTVLPAKGT, encoded by the coding sequence ATGACTGATCTGATCCGCTCTTGGGTTGAGACCGCGAATGACGCGGACAGCCCCTTCCCCCTCAACAACCTGCCGTTTGGTGTATTCTCAGCGGGCGACACACCGCGCTGCGCCACCGCGATTGGCGACAAGGTTCTAGACCTTTCTGCCCTGCAATCGGCTGGTCTGCTGCCGGACCACGGATTTGACACGCCCGCGCTCAACTCCTTCATGGGCAAAGGGAAAGAGGCTTGGGCCGACGTGCGCCAGACCCTGACCGACCTGCTGCGCGAAGGCGCTGAACAGGACGTCGTGAAAGACGCGCTCCACGCTATGGACAGCGTCACTATGCACCTGCCCTTCACCGTCGCTGAATACACGGACTTCTACGCTGGCCGTCAGCACGCGTTCAACGTCGGCTCTCTGTTCCGCGACCCGGCCAACGCCCTGCCGCCCAACTGGTTGCATATTCCGATCGGCTACAACGGCCGCGCCTCTACGGTTGTCGTTTCCGGCACCGATTTCCACCGGCCCATGGGGCAGATGAAGGGCCCGCAGGACGACATGCCAAGCTTTGGCCCCTGCAAGCGCCTCGATATCGAGCTGGAGATGGGCGCGGTCGTGGGCGTGCCCTCGGAAATGGGCGCGCCGATCAGCGTGGATGAGGCCAACGAGATGATCTTTGGCTATGTCCTGCTAAACGACTGGTCCGCACGCGACCTTCAGGCGTGGGAATACCAGCCCCTCGGACCGTTCCAAGCAAAGGCCTTCGCCACCACGATCAGTCCCTGGGTTGTGACAAAAGCGGCGCTTCACGCGTTCCGCTGCGACACCCCCGAGCGCGAAAAGGAACTCCTTCCCCACATCAAGGACACCGGGCCGATGCTTTATGACATCGACCTGTCAGTCACGATGACCGCCCCCGGCGGCGCGCCCACGGTGATCTGCGAGACGAATTACAACACTTTGTATTACTCCGCCGCGCAGCAGCTGGCGCACCACGCCTCCTCGGGCTGTGCCATGCGCACGGGCGATTTGCTTGGGTCGGGCACCATTTCGGGTCCCGAGAAGGGCATGTTCGGCTCGCTTCTGGAAATGACATGGGGCGGCAAGGAGACCCTGACGCTTGAGGGCGGTGAAACCCGCACGTTCATCGAAGATGGAGACACGCTGGCCCTGCACGGCCATGCACAAGGCAACGGCTACCGCATTGGCTTTGGCCCCTGCACAGGCACCGTGCTTCCGGCCAAAGGCACCTGA
- the maiA gene encoding maleylacetoacetate isomerase codes for MKLYTYWRSTTSYRVRVALNLKGIAYEAVPVDLVAGEQRAPDYAVLNPGQGVPTLVLNDGTVLTQSMAILDWLEETHPDPALLPGDAVARAQVRAAALTMATDVHPVNNLRVVGKLKSMGHSQDEAVDWMNDWMTRGFTALSRLIRDDTAFCFGDAPGLADLCLVPQLYNAHRWGCDLTPFARLTEIEARCLALPAFDRARPETQPDAS; via the coding sequence ATGAAACTATATACGTATTGGCGATCTACCACGTCCTACCGCGTGCGGGTCGCGCTGAACCTCAAGGGGATCGCCTATGAGGCGGTCCCGGTGGATCTGGTCGCGGGCGAGCAGCGCGCACCGGATTACGCGGTGCTGAACCCCGGCCAAGGCGTGCCGACACTTGTGTTGAACGACGGCACCGTGCTGACGCAATCCATGGCCATTCTCGACTGGTTGGAAGAAACCCACCCCGATCCGGCACTGTTGCCCGGGGACGCCGTGGCGCGTGCGCAGGTGCGTGCGGCGGCGCTGACCATGGCTACGGATGTGCACCCGGTGAACAATCTCAGGGTGGTGGGCAAGTTGAAATCCATGGGCCATTCCCAGGATGAAGCGGTAGATTGGATGAACGATTGGATGACGCGCGGCTTTACCGCGCTCAGCCGCCTGATCCGGGACGACACCGCATTCTGCTTCGGTGACGCGCCGGGGCTGGCCGACCTCTGCCTTGTCCCGCAGCTTTACAACGCGCATCGCTGGGGCTGCGATCTGACGCCTTTCGCGCGATTGACCGAGATCGAGGCGCGCTGCCTTGCCCTGCCCGCATTCGACCGCGCGCGGCCCGAAACACAACCTGACGCCTCCTGA
- the hmgA gene encoding homogentisate 1,2-dioxygenase, with translation MNAQDASTLTQADGSTVTPGYMPGFGNDFETEALPGALPQGMNSPQKVNYGLYGEQLSGTAFTDVRPERTWCYRIRPSVKHSHRYTKIDLPHFRSAPDIHPDVTSLGQYRWDPVPHSGEKLTWLTGMRTMTTAGDVNTQVGMASHIYLVTESMKDAYFFSADSEMLIVPQEGRLRFATELGIIDVEPKEIAIIPRGLVYRVEVLEGPARGFVCENYGQKFELPGRGPIGANCMANPRDFKAPVAAFEDREVPSTVTVKWCGQFHETTIGQSPLDVVAWHGNYAPYKYDLRTYCPVGAILFDHPDPSIFTVLTAPSGQEGTANIDFVLFRERWMVMEDTFRPPWYHKNIMSEMMGNIYGQYDAKPHGFVPGGVSLHNMMLPHGPDRDAFEKASNADLGPDKLDNTMSFMFETRFPQQLTQFAGKEAPLQDDYIDCWKDIEKKFDGTPGKK, from the coding sequence ATGAACGCTCAGGACGCATCGACGCTGACGCAGGCCGACGGCTCAACCGTAACCCCCGGCTACATGCCCGGTTTTGGCAATGACTTTGAAACCGAGGCGCTGCCCGGCGCCCTGCCCCAAGGCATGAACTCTCCGCAGAAGGTGAACTACGGTCTTTACGGAGAGCAGCTTTCCGGCACCGCCTTCACCGACGTGCGGCCCGAGCGGACGTGGTGCTACCGCATCCGCCCTTCGGTCAAGCACTCCCACCGCTACACCAAGATTGATCTGCCGCATTTCCGTTCCGCCCCCGACATCCATCCCGATGTCACATCTTTGGGCCAGTACCGTTGGGATCCGGTGCCCCATTCGGGCGAGAAGCTTACGTGGCTGACAGGCATGCGCACGATGACCACGGCGGGCGACGTGAATACCCAAGTCGGCATGGCCTCTCACATCTATCTCGTGACGGAATCCATGAAGGACGCATATTTCTTCTCGGCCGACAGCGAGATGCTGATCGTCCCGCAAGAGGGTCGTCTGCGATTTGCCACCGAATTGGGCATCATCGACGTTGAACCCAAGGAAATTGCAATCATCCCGCGCGGCCTCGTCTACCGGGTCGAGGTGCTCGAAGGGCCTGCCCGTGGCTTCGTCTGCGAGAACTACGGCCAGAAATTCGAACTTCCGGGCCGCGGCCCCATCGGCGCCAACTGCATGGCCAACCCGCGGGATTTCAAAGCCCCCGTTGCGGCGTTCGAGGACCGCGAGGTTCCGTCCACGGTGACGGTGAAGTGGTGCGGCCAGTTTCACGAAACAACGATCGGTCAAAGTCCGCTCGACGTCGTTGCGTGGCACGGCAACTATGCGCCCTACAAATATGATCTACGCACCTATTGCCCGGTCGGCGCGATCCTGTTCGATCACCCCGATCCGTCAATCTTCACAGTCCTGACCGCGCCGTCAGGACAGGAAGGCACAGCAAATATCGACTTCGTGTTGTTCCGGGAGCGTTGGATGGTCATGGAAGATACCTTCCGCCCGCCCTGGTATCACAAGAACATCATGTCCGAGATGATGGGCAATATATATGGCCAGTACGACGCAAAGCCGCACGGCTTTGTCCCCGGTGGGGTCAGCCTGCACAATATGATGTTGCCCCATGGGCCGGACCGTGACGCGTTCGAGAAAGCCTCCAATGCCGACCTGGGCCCCGACAAGCTGGACAACACCATGTCCTTCATGTTCGAGACCCGCTTTCCCCAGCAACTGACCCAGTTCGCAGGCAAGGAAGCACCGCTGCAAGACGACTACATTGATTGCTGGAAGGACATCGAAAAGAAATTCGATGGCACGCCGGGCAAGAAATGA
- a CDS encoding LysR substrate-binding domain-containing protein, which translates to MDHISRVGVFLAVVKAASFNGAANALGITSSAVSKQIQNLEHDLQIKLLNRTTRNVSPTEEGAIYYERATRALEDLQEAEDQINELKSRPRGPLKVSLPQSLGIKYYGDAIASFAAQYPEVELDVSLDDRLVDIATEGFDLAVRIGSLKDTSLIARRMADCPLVLCASPAYLQTHGVPQQPDDLAHHNVLAFTGNRGPHEWRYTDSAGETGQVSLQGNFKSDSGEILCQAALKHIGIVILPIFYVARHLKSEDLQIVLPHLSTFPKREIFAVFPPSRFQPTRLRLIVDHLVAASKQLPWMP; encoded by the coding sequence ATGGATCATATTTCACGCGTCGGCGTCTTCTTGGCCGTGGTCAAAGCTGCCAGCTTCAACGGCGCTGCGAACGCCTTGGGCATCACCAGTTCCGCTGTGTCCAAGCAGATACAGAACCTGGAGCACGACCTGCAAATCAAACTGCTGAACCGTACAACGCGCAATGTCTCCCCCACCGAAGAGGGCGCTATATATTATGAACGTGCCACCCGTGCACTGGAGGATTTGCAAGAAGCCGAGGACCAGATCAACGAGTTGAAATCCCGCCCGCGCGGCCCCTTGAAGGTGAGTCTGCCTCAGAGCCTCGGGATCAAGTATTACGGTGACGCCATCGCGTCGTTTGCCGCCCAATACCCGGAGGTAGAGCTGGACGTGAGCCTCGACGACCGCCTTGTCGATATCGCCACTGAGGGGTTTGATCTTGCGGTGCGCATCGGCTCGCTCAAGGATACGAGCCTGATCGCGCGCCGGATGGCTGATTGTCCTCTCGTGCTATGCGCCAGTCCCGCTTATCTCCAGACGCACGGGGTCCCGCAACAGCCCGACGATCTGGCGCATCACAATGTTCTGGCCTTCACCGGGAACAGAGGGCCCCATGAATGGCGGTATACCGATAGCGCCGGGGAAACCGGCCAAGTGTCCTTGCAAGGCAATTTCAAATCGGACTCGGGCGAGATCCTGTGTCAGGCCGCGCTGAAACATATCGGCATCGTGATTTTGCCAATCTTCTATGTGGCCCGGCACCTCAAGTCCGAAGATCTGCAAATCGTTCTGCCCCACCTTTCGACCTTCCCCAAACGCGAGATCTTTGCGGTGTTTCCGCCCAGCCGATTTCAACCCACAAGGCTTCGCCTGATCGTCGATCATTTGGTTGCAGCATCTAAACAGCTTCCCTGGATGCCGTGA
- a CDS encoding DoxX family protein, which produces MTNETELNYGAFITRVSLGVVLLAHGLLKLLTFTIPGTVGYFESLGLPAIAAYLTIFAELAGGTALILGLYSRIVALLSLPLLIGSVWVHAANGWLFSAPNGGWEFPLLLVALSVAVAVQGGGAFALRKLPIVDGFIPQSLKA; this is translated from the coding sequence ATGACGAACGAAACTGAACTGAACTACGGCGCCTTCATCACCCGCGTTTCCCTTGGCGTTGTCCTGTTGGCCCACGGCCTCCTGAAACTCCTCACCTTCACGATCCCCGGCACAGTCGGCTATTTTGAAAGCCTCGGCCTGCCCGCGATTGCGGCATATCTGACGATCTTCGCCGAACTCGCGGGCGGGACCGCTCTGATCCTGGGCCTCTATTCCCGGATTGTTGCCCTGTTGTCGCTCCCGCTCCTGATCGGTTCGGTCTGGGTCCACGCCGCAAACGGTTGGCTGTTCAGCGCGCCCAACGGCGGTTGGGAATTCCCCTTGCTGTTGGTAGCACTTAGCGTTGCTGTCGCGGTTCAGGGCGGCGGTGCGTTTGCGCTTCGCAAGTTGCCGATTGTGGACGGTTTCATCCCACAAAGCCTGAAGGCCTGA
- a CDS encoding NAD(P)H-dependent oxidoreductase — protein MTKLLMFAGSARKASTNKKLAALAASTAKAAGAEVTLIDLADFVMPIYNGDIEAATGLPEAAKRLKQLFVDHDGFFIASPEYNSSVAPLLKNALDWISRPHTESEPVLWAFSGKVAALGSVAPGALGGLRGLVHLRMILGNIGVTVVPAQVAVSSGATAFDGDGALVTEMQAKFLETTVTQLVETSTALARKS, from the coding sequence ATGACCAAGCTACTTATGTTCGCCGGAAGTGCGCGCAAAGCCTCGACCAACAAGAAGCTCGCAGCCTTGGCTGCGAGCACCGCCAAAGCGGCGGGGGCAGAGGTCACTTTGATCGATCTCGCGGATTTCGTCATGCCGATTTACAACGGCGATATCGAAGCGGCCACGGGCCTGCCAGAGGCCGCAAAGCGCCTTAAACAGTTGTTTGTGGACCATGACGGGTTCTTCATCGCGTCGCCGGAATACAACAGCTCTGTCGCGCCTTTGCTGAAGAACGCCTTGGACTGGATCTCGCGCCCGCACACGGAAAGTGAGCCTGTCTTGTGGGCCTTTTCCGGCAAGGTTGCGGCCCTCGGATCCGTCGCGCCCGGTGCTCTGGGTGGTTTGCGCGGCCTCGTTCACCTTCGGATGATCCTGGGCAATATCGGGGTCACTGTCGTGCCCGCCCAAGTCGCTGTTTCAAGTGGGGCAACTGCGTTTGACGGAGATGGCGCCTTGGTCACGGAGATGCAGGCGAAATTCCTTGAAACGACCGTGACGCAGCTGGTCGAGACTTCAACGGCGTTGGCGCGCAAATCGTAG
- a CDS encoding pirin family protein: MTRRPADARGKADFGWLKSAHSFSFGEYYDPAHMGFGNLRVINDDLVAGGKGFGQHPHKNAEIFSYVMGGALAHKDSMGNGSVVDAGGVQYMSAGSGVTHSEFNPSETDEMRFLQVWLLPDVQNTAPAYDTIDLSPADKDGKLKLFLSHDGRDGSMATQADASVYAATLRGDQSFTADVPAGRKAWVQVADGALTVNNVALSKGDGLAIEGDGTLTFANGADAEILFFDLAA; this comes from the coding sequence CTGACCCGCCGCCCTGCCGACGCGCGTGGCAAAGCGGACTTCGGCTGGCTCAAGTCCGCCCATAGTTTCAGCTTCGGTGAATACTACGACCCGGCCCACATGGGCTTCGGCAACCTGCGCGTCATCAACGATGACCTTGTCGCCGGGGGCAAAGGCTTCGGGCAGCACCCGCACAAGAACGCTGAAATTTTCTCCTACGTCATGGGGGGCGCGCTTGCGCACAAGGATAGCATGGGCAACGGCTCGGTCGTGGACGCCGGTGGCGTGCAATACATGAGCGCAGGGTCGGGTGTGACCCATTCCGAGTTCAACCCGTCCGAGACTGACGAAATGCGGTTCTTGCAGGTCTGGCTGCTGCCGGACGTGCAGAACACAGCGCCTGCCTACGACACCATTGATCTCTCACCTGCGGACAAGGACGGCAAACTGAAACTGTTCTTGTCCCACGACGGGCGGGACGGTTCCATGGCGACACAGGCTGACGCCAGCGTCTATGCGGCCACTTTGCGCGGCGATCAGTCGTTCACCGCCGATGTGCCTGCGGGCCGCAAGGCCTGGGTGCAGGTGGCAGACGGGGCGTTGACTGTGAACAACGTCGCCCTGTCAAAAGGCGACGGGCTTGCGATTGAAGGCGATGGGACGCTGACGTTTGCAAATGGGGCTGACGCCGAAATCCTGTTCTTTGATCTTGCTGCCTGA
- a CDS encoding LysR substrate-binding domain-containing protein, which yields MEFILPFQRDQAHPRGPPMAPHHSRIVERALTRLKLRQLQLLIAVGQHGNIQNAATEVGISQPAATKMIQDLELDFEVKLFRRTNRGALPTVFGETLIRHGKLIFSQVSNAAQELDDLNVGNSGRVVIGTLLAASSQLLPTAIESVLRTRPKVMIKVVEGTNDALMPALLAGEIDIVLGRLPNLRHRSKLVQERLFGEKVLAVTGPKHPLAGKTGVTFEDLKRFTWILPPLETTLRRQVDQYFVKREQYAPAIAVESVSFLANRALLRTRDFIGLMPEHVPSLDIENGLLTRIDWDVPFGAGSVGVSHRGEASLSPASIAFLEALRAAVSEN from the coding sequence ATGGAATTCATCTTACCCTTTCAGAGAGACCAGGCGCATCCCCGAGGACCCCCAATGGCACCACACCATTCCCGCATCGTTGAACGCGCACTCACAAGGCTGAAGTTGCGCCAATTGCAATTGCTGATCGCCGTCGGTCAGCATGGAAACATACAGAACGCGGCGACCGAGGTCGGCATATCCCAACCGGCAGCAACAAAGATGATTCAGGATCTTGAGCTGGATTTTGAGGTAAAGCTGTTCCGCCGCACCAACCGCGGCGCCCTCCCTACGGTGTTTGGAGAGACCCTTATCCGCCACGGCAAATTGATCTTCTCGCAAGTGTCCAATGCCGCGCAGGAATTGGACGACCTCAACGTGGGCAACAGCGGGAGGGTCGTCATCGGGACGCTTCTGGCGGCGTCGTCGCAGCTGTTGCCAACGGCGATCGAGTCGGTGCTGCGGACCCGACCAAAAGTGATGATCAAGGTTGTCGAGGGGACAAACGACGCGTTGATGCCGGCGCTTCTGGCTGGCGAAATCGACATCGTGCTTGGCAGGTTGCCCAACTTGCGGCACCGCTCGAAGCTGGTGCAGGAACGGCTGTTTGGCGAAAAGGTGCTTGCGGTGACGGGACCGAAACATCCGTTGGCCGGCAAAACGGGCGTGACGTTTGAAGACTTGAAACGGTTCACATGGATTCTGCCGCCGTTGGAAACCACGCTGCGTCGCCAGGTCGATCAGTACTTTGTCAAACGGGAGCAATACGCACCCGCAATCGCTGTGGAGTCAGTTTCGTTTTTGGCGAACCGGGCGCTCTTGCGAACCCGTGACTTCATCGGACTGATGCCTGAGCACGTCCCTTCGTTGGATATCGAGAACGGCCTTTTAACGCGGATTGATTGGGACGTTCCGTTCGGTGCGGGCTCGGTCGGCGTGTCGCATCGGGGCGAGGCAAGCCTATCCCCGGCGAGCATCGCGTTTCTGGAGGCGCTAAGGGCGGCCGTGTCCGAGAATTAA
- a CDS encoding dihydrodipicolinate synthase family protein yields MKYEKHQAKAYSRETMRGIWAAALNPFDDDLNLDEAGLRRNIRHWIDDLGIQGLFVAGKQGEFWSMSMQERKDNMTIAADECGDKAGTIMSISDQNVNNVLELGYHAQECGADYVVVHAPMLSFASDRDELLYNYYKYLCDRLDIGIAMWSHPDSGYLMQPETCARIAELPNIMAVKYSVPRAMYAKLTEMVGDKILVSTSAEPDWLDNIEELGWQLYLCSSPPYQIQTANDLRMHEYTELAFAGKFDQARKVRDSLDPVRDAIHRTKPGGKPTAHGKYWQELLGQTGGRVRHPMLELTEAEKSATRAAFASCGLKL; encoded by the coding sequence ATGAAATACGAAAAGCACCAGGCCAAAGCCTATTCGCGGGAAACCATGCGCGGCATCTGGGCGGCGGCGTTGAACCCGTTTGACGACGACCTGAACCTTGATGAGGCCGGGCTGCGTCGAAACATCCGCCACTGGATCGACGATCTGGGCATTCAGGGCCTGTTCGTCGCGGGCAAGCAGGGCGAGTTCTGGTCGATGTCGATGCAGGAACGCAAAGACAACATGACGATTGCGGCTGATGAATGCGGCGACAAAGCCGGGACGATCATGTCGATCTCGGACCAGAATGTGAACAACGTGCTGGAACTGGGCTATCACGCGCAGGAGTGTGGCGCGGATTACGTGGTTGTGCACGCGCCGATGCTGAGTTTTGCCAGCGACCGCGACGAGCTGCTGTATAACTATTACAAGTACCTCTGCGACCGCCTGGATATCGGCATCGCGATGTGGAGCCACCCTGACAGCGGCTACCTGATGCAGCCCGAGACCTGCGCCCGCATTGCGGAATTGCCCAACATCATGGCGGTGAAATACTCGGTCCCGCGTGCGATGTACGCGAAGCTGACGGAAATGGTTGGCGACAAGATCCTTGTTTCCACCTCGGCCGAGCCCGATTGGCTGGACAATATCGAGGAGTTGGGCTGGCAATTGTACCTCTGCTCCTCCCCGCCGTACCAGATTCAGACGGCCAACGATTTGCGGATGCACGAGTATACGGAATTGGCCTTTGCGGGTAAGTTCGATCAGGCGCGCAAGGTGCGCGACAGCCTCGATCCCGTGCGCGACGCGATCCACCGCACCAAGCCGGGCGGCAAGCCGACGGCGCACGGCAAATACTGGCAGGAGCTGTTGGGCCAGACCGGCGGCCGCGTACGCCATCCGATGCTGGAGCTGACAGAGGCCGAGAAGTCTGCGACCCGCGCGGCGTTTGCATCCTGTGGTCTGAAGCTGTGA